The following proteins come from a genomic window of Sinorhizobium fredii NGR234:
- a CDS encoding bifunctional sugar phosphate isomerase/epimerase/4-hydroxyphenylpyruvate dioxygenase family protein has translation MKTSIATVSISGDLPEKLAAIAAAGFDGVEIFENDFLAFDGSPADVGRMVRDHGLEITLFQPFRDFEGMPEPHRTRTFDRAERKFDVMQELGTDLVLVCSNVSPISLGGIDRAAADFRELGERAAKRGLRVGYEALAWGRHISDHRDAWEIVRRADHPNIGLILDSFHTLSRKIEVNSIRSIPKEKIFIVQLADAPMIDMDLLYWSRHFRNMPGEGDLPITEFTRAIAETGYDGYFSLEIFNDQFRGGAAKPIATDGHRSLIYLSDQVRRHPNAGSLTVAPMPERAAVERVGFVEFAADDDDAAELTAILKTLGFRKAATHRSKDVELYQQGDIRILINTDEGGFAGSSYAVHGSSAYAMALVVDDAKEAMERALALDAEPFSQPVAIGEVELPAVRGVGGGLLYLLDDKGDLGRIFEIDFEPFEDEGVTVENAGLRSVDHVAQTVAYEQMPTWLLFYTSIFAAEKTPMVDIIDPAGLVRSQVVENASGTLRLTLNGAENRRTLAGHFIAETFGSGIQHLAFHTDNIFATAAALRRNGFRPLQISPNYYDDVEARFGLEPKLTERLRAENILYDRDENGEYFQLYSPTYGEGFFFEIVERRGYRGYGAANAIFRIAALKKHLRPEGLPKL, from the coding sequence ATGAAGACCTCGATCGCAACCGTCTCGATCAGCGGCGACTTGCCGGAGAAGCTCGCCGCGATCGCCGCCGCGGGCTTCGATGGCGTCGAGATCTTCGAAAACGACTTTCTCGCCTTCGACGGCAGCCCCGCGGATGTCGGACGGATGGTGCGCGACCATGGGCTCGAGATCACGCTCTTCCAACCGTTCCGCGATTTCGAGGGCATGCCGGAGCCGCACCGGACACGCACCTTCGACCGGGCCGAACGCAAGTTCGACGTCATGCAGGAACTCGGCACCGACCTCGTGCTCGTCTGCTCCAACGTCTCGCCGATCTCGCTCGGCGGCATCGACCGGGCCGCCGCCGATTTCCGCGAACTTGGCGAGCGCGCCGCCAAACGCGGCTTGCGCGTCGGCTACGAGGCGCTCGCCTGGGGCCGCCACATCAGCGATCACCGCGATGCCTGGGAGATCGTCCGCCGTGCCGATCATCCGAATATCGGGCTCATCCTCGACAGCTTCCACACGCTGTCGCGCAAGATCGAGGTGAATTCGATCCGTTCGATCCCGAAGGAGAAGATCTTCATCGTGCAGCTGGCCGATGCGCCGATGATCGATATGGATCTCCTCTACTGGAGCCGGCACTTCCGCAACATGCCCGGCGAAGGCGACCTGCCGATCACGGAATTCACCCGCGCCATCGCCGAGACCGGTTACGACGGCTACTTCTCGCTGGAAATCTTCAACGACCAGTTCCGCGGCGGTGCCGCCAAGCCGATCGCCACCGATGGCCATCGTTCGCTGATCTATCTCAGCGACCAGGTGCGGCGGCATCCGAATGCCGGTTCGCTGACGGTTGCGCCGATGCCGGAGCGCGCTGCGGTCGAGCGTGTCGGCTTTGTCGAGTTTGCGGCCGACGACGACGATGCCGCCGAATTGACCGCCATCCTGAAGACACTCGGCTTCCGCAAGGCAGCGACGCACCGCTCGAAGGATGTCGAGCTCTATCAGCAAGGCGACATCCGCATTCTCATTAATACCGACGAAGGCGGATTTGCCGGCTCCTCCTATGCCGTCCACGGCAGCTCCGCCTATGCAATGGCGCTTGTGGTCGACGACGCCAAGGAAGCGATGGAGCGGGCGCTGGCGCTCGATGCCGAGCCTTTCAGCCAGCCGGTCGCCATAGGCGAGGTCGAGTTGCCGGCGGTCCGCGGCGTCGGCGGCGGCCTGCTCTATTTGCTCGACGACAAGGGCGATCTCGGCCGCATCTTTGAGATCGACTTTGAACCGTTCGAGGATGAAGGCGTCACGGTGGAGAACGCCGGACTGCGGTCGGTCGACCACGTCGCCCAGACGGTCGCCTACGAACAAATGCCGACCTGGCTCCTGTTCTACACCTCGATCTTCGCGGCCGAGAAGACGCCGATGGTCGACATCATCGATCCTGCCGGGCTGGTGCGCAGCCAAGTCGTCGAGAATGCTTCCGGGACGCTGCGCCTGACGCTCAACGGTGCCGAAAACCGCCGCACGCTCGCCGGCCACTTCATCGCCGAGACCTTCGGCTCCGGCATCCAGCATCTCGCCTTCCACACCGACAACATCTTTGCAACCGCGGCCGCACTTCGCCGCAACGGCTTCCGTCCACTGCAGATCTCGCCCAACTACTACGACGACGTGGAGGCGCGCTTCGGCCTCGAGCCGAAACTGACCGAGCGCCTGAGGGCGGAGAACATTCTCTACGACCGCGACGAGAACGGCGAATATTTCCAGCTCTACAGCCCCACCTACGGCGAAGGCTTCTTCTTCGAGATCGTCGAGCGGCGCGGCTATCGCGGCTATGGCGCCGCCAATGCTATCTTCCGCATCGCCGCACTGAAGAAGCATCTCAGGCCGGAAGGACTGCCGAAACTGTAG
- a CDS encoding response regulator has product MSTRIVIADDHPMVQAALRSALVTVLPDLELIACRSVDEVLGVLSSDWQEVDLVLLDLTMPGTDGFAGLFLLHSHYPTLPVAIVSARQDAATIQKAITFGASGYVPKSLDLPEMARAIGAILEGEIWTPPRVGAETADPDAAMSARLASLSSQQLRILTKIIEGKLNKQIAGEMEIAEQTVKVHVSAILKKLGVVSRTQAAVLCERLLSTSARDAG; this is encoded by the coding sequence ATGAGCACGCGCATCGTCATCGCGGATGATCACCCGATGGTCCAGGCAGCCTTGCGCAGCGCTCTGGTCACGGTGCTGCCCGACCTCGAATTGATCGCCTGCCGCTCGGTCGACGAGGTGCTGGGGGTGCTGTCGAGCGATTGGCAGGAGGTGGATCTCGTCCTTCTCGACCTGACCATGCCCGGCACGGATGGTTTCGCCGGCCTGTTCCTGCTGCATTCCCACTATCCGACCCTGCCGGTGGCGATCGTCTCGGCCAGGCAGGACGCGGCGACGATCCAGAAGGCGATCACCTTTGGTGCGTCCGGCTATGTTCCGAAGTCGCTCGACCTGCCCGAAATGGCGAGGGCGATCGGTGCCATTCTGGAGGGAGAGATATGGACGCCGCCGCGCGTCGGGGCCGAGACGGCCGATCCGGATGCGGCGATGAGCGCCCGTCTCGCCTCGCTCTCGTCGCAGCAATTGCGCATTCTGACGAAGATCATCGAGGGCAAGCTCAACAAGCAGATCGCCGGCGAGATGGAGATCGCCGAGCAGACCGTCAAGGTGCATGTCTCGGCGATCCTCAAGAAGCTCGGCGTCGTCAGCCGCACCCAGGCGGCGGTGCTGTGCGAACGGCTGCTGTCGACCAGCGCCCGCGATGCGGGATAG
- a CDS encoding hybrid sensor histidine kinase/response regulator produces MPGWVVLSVSTAYVVILFLIAWWTDRHGTGRRLAVPSEWLAALGYALTLAIYNTSWSFYGSVGRALSGFDFLSIYVGPTLVLVFGQRLIARIVTVAKSQNITSIADFIAARYGKSQALAALVTMAALLAVLPYIALQLKAVGTSFDILTSPVAAPGGTRPIRGDSTLAVAASMALFAIMFGVRHIHASEHHRGLMAAIAFESLVKLSAFVIVALFIVFGMFDGLGDLIARTQADPRMESLLAPDFADPTWISNTIIAAISFLCLPHMFHVAVVENQSLAQARAAAWLYPAYLIVFSVLMVPIAMAGVARFADTVNPDTFVISLPLAADAPLMALVAFLGGFSAATGMVIVASVALSTMLCNDVIVPLLLRSRLVGRSGAIWPSPSALLLVRRVSVAGILLLAYMMNRLVDQAYPLTVIGLLSFVAIAQFGPAFLGGLLWRRAKGAGAVAGISIGFAFWIYTLLLPSIAPLVPAVDALVANGPFGLAWLRPQSLFGVAGLDPISHATLWSLGANLLVFAAVSLLADRSPLERLQAEAFAEGTPAPPPLASLPLVTRLDDLKTFAARFVGAERSASAFEDFVEQRRARNDGLADTEAMRFTENLIAGALGAASARVVMAAALESRSLSRKAAVGMLDEASQALHFNRKLLQGALESVPQGICVFDANLAIEAWNARFLTLLDLPRDLIRVGLPLAELVDFNRERGEYDAEDLKALLVNRDLATQSWPYVYERKRPDGMVLEIAYDRMAAGGYISTYTDVTERHRAAAGLRRANEELERRVQERTQALEQAKAEAERANIGKTRFLAAASHDLLQPLNAARLYLAALDESLRLKPDSAEKDLRTEERALAKNAAAALSSTERLLDELLDISSYDSGAVRAQPVDFSVGSLLAQLELEFSALARQRGLTLKVVASTLSVRTDPQLLRRVLQNLLSNAIRYTPRGRVLLGCRRRGDSLRIEVRDTGIGIAPERQQEIFEEFRRLDTGEEREKGSGLGLAIVERICRLLDLPLEVRSRPGQGTCFVVTVPRGTAGAAATVSEKSATPSVASHTALTVLCVDNDEAIRAGLSALLSRWGHRPIVASDDVTALANCSGQVPDLALVDYHLDGTTGVEVLGRLRKHWGREVRGLVITADRSEAVGAKAKALACEIMAKPVKPAALRRYLNAVGLQKGAGLQRDGEEVHEHAHRHRG; encoded by the coding sequence ATGCCCGGTTGGGTCGTCCTCTCCGTTTCTACAGCCTATGTCGTCATCCTGTTCCTGATCGCCTGGTGGACGGATCGGCATGGTACGGGCCGTCGCCTGGCGGTGCCCAGCGAGTGGCTGGCGGCGCTCGGCTATGCGCTGACGCTTGCCATCTACAACACCTCCTGGAGCTTCTACGGTTCGGTCGGGCGAGCCTTGAGCGGCTTCGATTTCCTGTCGATCTATGTCGGTCCGACCTTGGTCCTTGTCTTCGGGCAGCGGCTGATCGCCAGGATCGTCACGGTCGCCAAGAGCCAGAACATCACCTCGATCGCCGACTTCATCGCGGCGCGCTACGGCAAGAGCCAGGCGCTGGCCGCGCTCGTCACCATGGCGGCGCTGCTTGCCGTGTTGCCCTATATTGCGCTGCAGCTGAAGGCGGTCGGCACCAGCTTCGACATCCTGACCTCGCCGGTCGCCGCCCCCGGAGGCACCCGGCCGATCCGCGGCGACAGCACCTTGGCCGTCGCCGCCTCGATGGCGCTCTTCGCCATCATGTTCGGCGTCAGGCACATCCATGCGAGCGAGCATCACCGCGGGCTGATGGCGGCGATCGCCTTCGAGAGCCTGGTCAAGCTGTCGGCCTTCGTTATCGTCGCGCTGTTCATCGTCTTCGGCATGTTCGACGGCCTTGGCGACCTCATCGCCCGCACGCAAGCGGATCCGCGCATGGAGTCCCTGCTGGCGCCGGACTTTGCCGACCCCACCTGGATATCGAACACCATCATCGCCGCGATCTCCTTCCTCTGCCTGCCGCACATGTTCCATGTCGCGGTGGTCGAGAACCAATCGCTGGCGCAGGCGCGCGCCGCCGCCTGGCTTTACCCCGCCTATCTCATCGTCTTCAGCGTCCTGATGGTGCCCATCGCGATGGCCGGCGTCGCCCGCTTTGCCGATACGGTGAACCCAGACACCTTCGTGATTTCGCTGCCGCTTGCCGCCGATGCGCCCCTGATGGCGCTGGTCGCCTTCCTCGGCGGCTTCTCGGCGGCAACCGGCATGGTGATCGTCGCCTCGGTGGCGCTGAGCACGATGCTCTGCAACGACGTCATCGTCCCGCTTCTCCTGCGCTCGCGCCTGGTCGGTCGCAGCGGCGCGATCTGGCCGTCGCCTTCGGCGCTGCTGCTGGTCCGGCGGGTCTCCGTCGCAGGCATCCTGCTGCTCGCCTATATGATGAACCGGCTGGTCGACCAAGCCTATCCGCTGACCGTCATCGGGCTCCTTTCCTTCGTTGCGATCGCCCAGTTCGGCCCCGCCTTTCTCGGAGGCTTGCTGTGGCGGCGCGCCAAGGGGGCGGGGGCAGTGGCCGGGATCTCAATCGGCTTCGCCTTCTGGATCTACACGCTGCTCCTTCCCTCGATTGCCCCGCTCGTCCCCGCCGTCGACGCCCTGGTCGCCAACGGGCCCTTCGGGCTCGCCTGGCTGAGGCCGCAATCGCTTTTCGGGGTTGCCGGCCTCGATCCGATTTCGCATGCGACGCTCTGGAGCCTTGGCGCCAATCTCCTGGTCTTTGCGGCCGTGTCCCTGCTGGCCGATCGTTCGCCGCTCGAGCGCCTCCAGGCAGAGGCCTTCGCCGAAGGGACCCCGGCGCCGCCGCCGCTCGCCTCCTTGCCGCTCGTCACGCGGCTCGACGACCTCAAGACGTTCGCGGCGCGTTTCGTCGGCGCAGAGCGCAGCGCCTCCGCCTTCGAAGACTTCGTCGAACAGCGCCGCGCGCGCAATGACGGGCTTGCCGACACGGAAGCGATGCGCTTCACCGAGAACCTCATTGCCGGCGCGCTCGGCGCTGCGTCGGCCCGCGTGGTGATGGCCGCGGCGCTCGAAAGCCGCTCGCTGTCGCGCAAGGCGGCCGTGGGGATGCTCGACGAGGCATCGCAGGCGCTGCATTTCAACCGCAAGCTCCTGCAAGGGGCGCTCGAAAGCGTGCCGCAGGGCATTTGCGTCTTCGACGCCAACCTCGCCATCGAGGCGTGGAACGCCCGCTTCCTGACCCTGCTCGACCTGCCGAGGGACCTGATCCGCGTCGGCCTGCCGCTCGCAGAACTCGTCGACTTCAACCGCGAGCGGGGCGAATACGACGCCGAGGACCTCAAGGCACTGCTCGTCAACCGAGACCTCGCCACGCAATCCTGGCCCTATGTCTACGAACGCAAGCGGCCGGACGGCATGGTGCTGGAAATCGCCTATGACCGCATGGCGGCGGGCGGCTACATCTCCACCTATACCGATGTGACCGAGCGGCATCGGGCTGCGGCGGGGCTGCGCCGCGCCAATGAGGAACTGGAGCGGCGTGTCCAGGAGCGCACGCAGGCGCTGGAGCAGGCCAAGGCCGAAGCGGAGCGCGCCAATATCGGCAAGACGCGCTTTCTCGCCGCGGCAAGCCACGACCTGCTGCAGCCGCTGAACGCGGCGCGGCTCTATCTGGCGGCGCTCGACGAGAGCCTGCGCCTGAAGCCCGACTCAGCCGAAAAGGACCTGCGGACGGAGGAGCGGGCGCTCGCCAAGAATGCGGCAGCGGCGCTCTCATCGACGGAGCGGCTGCTCGACGAGCTGTTGGACATTTCGTCCTATGATTCCGGCGCGGTCAGGGCGCAGCCCGTGGATTTTTCGGTCGGCTCGCTTCTCGCCCAGCTCGAGCTGGAATTCTCCGCTTTGGCGCGCCAGCGCGGCCTGACGCTCAAGGTCGTTGCCTCGACGCTCTCGGTCCGGACCGACCCGCAACTCCTGCGCCGCGTCCTGCAGAATCTGCTCTCGAACGCCATACGCTATACGCCCAGGGGGAGGGTTCTCCTGGGATGCCGGCGGCGCGGAGACAGCTTGCGCATCGAGGTCCGCGACACCGGCATCGGCATTGCCCCGGAGCGCCAGCAGGAGATTTTCGAGGAGTTTCGCCGGCTCGACACCGGCGAGGAGCGGGAGAAGGGGAGCGGCCTCGGACTGGCGATCGTCGAGCGCATCTGCCGCTTGCTCGATCTGCCCCTCGAAGTGCGCTCCCGCCCGGGGCAGGGAACCTGCTTCGTCGTCACCGTGCCGCGCGGAACGGCGGGTGCCGCGGCCACCGTTTCGGAAAAGTCGGCAACGCCCTCGGTGGCGAGCCACACGGCACTCACTGTGCTCTGCGTCGACAATGACGAGGCGATACGCGCGGGATTGTCAGCCTTGCTCTCCCGCTGGGGACACCGGCCGATTGTCGCGAGCGACGACGTAACGGCGCTTGCCAATTGCAGCGGCCAGGTGCCAGATCTGGCACTCGTCGACTATCATCTCGACGGCACGACCGGCGTCGAGGTGCTGGGCAGGCTGCGCAAACACTGGGGCCGGGAGGTAAGGGGCCTTGTGATCACCGCCGACCGCAGCGAGGCGGTCGGCGCCAAGGCGAAGGCGCTTGCCTGCGAGATCATGGCGAAGCCGGTGAAACCGGCGGCCTTGAGACGATATCTGAATGCCGTGGGCCTGCAAAAGGGCGCCGGGTTACAGCGGGATGGGGAGGAGGTACATGAGCACGCGCATCGTCATCGCGGATGA